One Rhodothermales bacterium genomic window carries:
- a CDS encoding DUF4292 domain-containing protein, producing the protein MHRISLFDTRYRLLLAIVLVTTVAGCSGARKTIEESSGDFPHHSMTEIQSALALAQPTTVKAYHAETALSVRSPVQSGSFSADIQHRQNDSLLISVSPGFGIVAVRALITRDSVFIHDRINRELSYGSILDVGRFLPLPADPAALYSAMLGMLMPESNIPWVLSNAGGYYIFKQPDGRRSFTIDPQLWHVVRYEERDSDGGLVEERTFSEFERYTDGYLPRRLTFRRPGDETAASLYYRKLTLNPTDLRFDFRVSDSVRRIPLHQ; encoded by the coding sequence ATGCATCGCATTTCCCTTTTCGATACCCGCTACCGGCTCCTGCTCGCCATCGTCCTGGTGACGACCGTCGCCGGCTGTTCCGGCGCGCGCAAAACGATCGAGGAGTCGAGCGGCGACTTCCCGCATCACTCCATGACCGAGATCCAGTCGGCCCTCGCCCTCGCGCAGCCGACGACGGTCAAGGCCTACCACGCCGAGACTGCGCTCTCGGTGCGGTCACCGGTGCAGAGCGGGTCCTTTTCGGCGGACATCCAGCACCGGCAGAACGACAGCCTTCTGATCTCGGTAAGCCCGGGGTTCGGTATCGTGGCGGTCCGCGCGCTCATCACGCGGGACAGCGTGTTCATCCACGACCGGATCAACCGGGAGCTGAGCTACGGCTCCATCCTCGATGTCGGCCGCTTTCTTCCGCTCCCGGCAGACCCCGCCGCCCTGTACAGCGCGATGCTCGGGATGCTCATGCCGGAATCGAATATCCCCTGGGTGCTGTCCAACGCCGGCGGATACTACATCTTCAAACAGCCCGACGGACGCCGCTCGTTTACGATCGACCCCCAGCTCTGGCATGTGGTGCGGTACGAGGAGCGCGATTCGGACGGCGGATTGGTCGAAGAGAGAACATTTTCCGAGTTCGAGCGCTACACAGACGGTTATCTGCCGCGCCGGCTGACGTTCCGGCGCCCCGGTGACGAAACTGCCGCTTCTCTATATTACCGTAAGCTTACGCTCAATCCGACCGACCTGCGGTTCGATTTCAGGGTAAGCGATTCGGTTCGACGCATTCCGCTGCATCAATAA
- a CDS encoding peptidoglycan DD-metalloendopeptidase family protein, whose protein sequence is MVTNVSHTLVVLLFFAALLAGGARAQSRQDTEKRLRALQDQMTLDVIRLSETEELEKASLQTLNDIERQIAVRTELIATNELLLNQIQQSRDSIAASMRELEEELSYHRKIYQERAVHAYKYGRLHDVALILAARSINQMLIRVRYLSRFADDRKSRLSEIQKASDAIEARRAQIAENESKAQELITQYRTEAENMKSLRAKRNEVISELRSQRTSIQKELEQKQREEQELQSLVRNIINNESNRRAALPVDAATAAANAELSGLFSANKGKIPWPAEGVVTEPFGQIVNPLYGTVTSNPGILISTTASAQVNAVFDGEVSEIYPMPEFGRVITINHGEFTTLYGNLSLLYVEAGTPVKAGQLIGRAGTDAEPKGNAVFFAIFKSGAEIDPQTWLRRR, encoded by the coding sequence GTGGTCACGAACGTTTCGCACACACTTGTCGTCCTGCTCTTTTTCGCCGCCCTCCTGGCCGGCGGGGCCCGGGCGCAATCCCGTCAGGACACCGAAAAACGATTGCGCGCGCTGCAGGATCAGATGACGCTCGACGTCATCCGGCTGTCCGAAACCGAGGAGCTCGAAAAAGCGTCGCTTCAGACGCTCAACGACATCGAGCGCCAGATCGCCGTTCGAACCGAACTGATCGCCACCAATGAACTGCTGCTCAACCAGATCCAGCAGTCGCGCGATTCGATTGCGGCGTCGATGCGCGAACTGGAGGAGGAACTGAGCTACCACCGCAAGATCTACCAGGAGCGCGCGGTGCACGCGTACAAATACGGCCGGCTTCACGATGTCGCCCTCATCCTCGCGGCCCGGTCGATCAACCAGATGCTGATTCGCGTGCGGTACCTCTCCCGTTTCGCGGACGACCGCAAGAGCCGGCTGAGCGAGATCCAGAAAGCCAGCGACGCCATCGAGGCCCGCCGCGCCCAGATCGCCGAAAACGAATCGAAGGCCCAGGAACTCATCACCCAGTACCGGACCGAGGCCGAGAACATGAAATCCCTCCGCGCCAAACGCAACGAGGTGATATCCGAACTGCGGTCCCAGCGGACGAGCATCCAGAAGGAGCTGGAGCAAAAACAGCGGGAGGAGCAGGAGCTGCAGTCGCTGGTCCGCAACATCATCAACAACGAGAGCAACCGCCGGGCGGCGCTGCCCGTCGATGCCGCGACGGCGGCGGCCAACGCCGAGCTTTCGGGGCTCTTTTCAGCCAACAAGGGCAAAATCCCCTGGCCGGCCGAAGGCGTCGTCACCGAGCCTTTCGGGCAGATCGTGAACCCGCTGTACGGCACCGTGACCAGCAACCCGGGCATCCTCATCTCGACGACGGCCTCGGCCCAGGTCAACGCCGTGTTCGACGGGGAAGTCAGCGAGATCTACCCGATGCCCGAGTTCGGGCGCGTCATCACCATCAACCACGGGGAGTTCACGACGCTGTACGGCAACCTTTCGCTGCTCTACGTCGAGGCCGGCACCCCCGTGAAGGCCGGCCAGCTGATCGGCCGCGCGGGCACCGACGCCGAGCCCAAAGGCAACGCCGTTTTCTTCGCCATCTTCAAGAGCGGCGCCGAGATCGATCCCCAGACGTGGCTTCGCCGGCGGTAA